One bacterium DNA segment encodes these proteins:
- a CDS encoding ATP-binding protein, with the protein MNSEPITKNRVEETVEIHLPSMTKHLNAIRMLCCTLAESMGFGKRDSETAALAVEEALTNVIEHSYHGQEGKKMRVIFEMEGDKFTVRILHTGDQIDSSQFVLVDELAHFYKQKKRGGLGVLIMKKCMDEVTYKSGPDQNECCMIKYLKK; encoded by the coding sequence TTGAATTCCGAACCCATAACCAAAAACCGCGTAGAAGAGACAGTGGAAATCCACCTTCCCAGTATGACAAAGCATCTGAATGCGATCCGGATGCTTTGTTGTACTCTGGCCGAGTCTATGGGGTTTGGAAAAAGAGATTCGGAAACTGCAGCGCTTGCTGTGGAAGAGGCGCTTACGAATGTGATTGAACATTCTTATCACGGCCAGGAAGGGAAGAAGATGCGGGTCATTTTTGAGATGGAAGGAGACAAGTTCACCGTCCGCATTCTTCATACGGGGGACCAGATCGATAGTTCGCAGTTTGTTTTGGTGGATGAGCTGGCTCACTTCTACAAGCAAAAAAAGAGGGGCGGTCTTGGAGTCTTGATCATGAAGAAATGCATGGACGAAGTGACCTATAAAAGCGGTCCTGACCAGAATGAATGCTGCATGATCAAATACCTGAAAAAGTAA
- a CDS encoding STAS domain-containing protein, with protein sequence MPELKIDVRSLGNVAVVEPVGFINAHTARDFESVIQNLIEQNQHNIVINCRDLSYIASAGLGAIMGFIDQIRENEGDIRMCSMNETVFNIFDVLGFTHLYSIFDTEDKAIQSFEAKH encoded by the coding sequence ATGCCTGAGCTGAAAATAGATGTCCGTTCTCTAGGGAACGTAGCTGTGGTAGAACCTGTCGGCTTCATCAATGCTCACACTGCCAGAGATTTTGAATCAGTTATACAAAACCTGATTGAACAGAATCAACATAACATCGTGATCAACTGCAGGGATCTTTCTTACATCGCCAGCGCAGGACTCGGAGCCATCATGGGCTTTATCGATCAAATTCGGGAAAACGAAGGCGATATTCGCATGTGCAGCATGAATGAAACGGTTTTCAACATTTTTGATGTTTTGGGTTTTACCCATCTGTATTCCATTTTCGATACAGAAGACAAAGCAATTCAGAGTTTTGAGGCAAAACATTGA